A genome region from Crossiella equi includes the following:
- a CDS encoding DUF3159 domain-containing protein has translation MSEPTTPQPTTAQPAGTTPEDGAEEPMPTMWEQMGGLVGFISASVPVAVFVFVNWLSSMWPAIWSALGVAVAIGVWRVIRKERLMPAVSGVLGVAIAAFIAYRVGEAKGFFLWGIWVSAGFGVAFLVSLVVRWPLVGVIWSGLNGHGFGWREHPKARLGYDLATMVWTVLFAARVIVQNWLYDSNETTLLGVARLAMGYPLTAVALLVTVWAVARAKKIEEAAQAEAEPVEQAKVDQAKPEPA, from the coding sequence ATGAGCGAACCCACCACTCCCCAGCCCACCACCGCACAGCCGGCGGGCACCACGCCCGAGGACGGCGCGGAGGAGCCCATGCCCACGATGTGGGAGCAGATGGGCGGCCTGGTCGGCTTCATCTCCGCCTCCGTGCCGGTGGCGGTCTTCGTCTTCGTCAACTGGCTGAGCAGCATGTGGCCCGCCATCTGGAGCGCCCTGGGCGTCGCGGTGGCCATCGGGGTGTGGCGGGTGATCCGCAAGGAACGCCTCATGCCCGCGGTCTCGGGCGTGCTGGGCGTGGCGATCGCGGCCTTCATCGCCTACCGGGTGGGCGAGGCCAAGGGCTTCTTCCTCTGGGGCATCTGGGTCAGCGCGGGCTTCGGCGTGGCCTTCCTGGTCTCCCTCGTCGTCCGCTGGCCCCTGGTCGGCGTGATCTGGTCGGGCCTGAACGGCCATGGCTTCGGCTGGCGCGAGCACCCGAAGGCCCGCCTGGGCTACGACCTGGCCACCATGGTGTGGACGGTGCTGTTCGCGGCCCGCGTGATCGTGCAGAACTGGCTCTACGACAGCAACGAGACCACGCTGCTCGGCGTCGCCCGCCTGGCGATGGGCTACCCGCTGACGGCGGTGGCCCTGCTGGTCACCGTGTGGGCGGTGGCCCGGGCCAAGAAGATCGAGGAAGCGGCGCAGGCCGAGGCGGAGCCGGTGGAGCAGGCGAAGGTCGACCAGGCGAAGCCGGAACCGGCCTGA
- the dnaE gene encoding DNA polymerase III subunit alpha: MSGDSFVHLHVHTEYSMLDGAAKIAPLFAEAARLEMPAVGMTDHGNMYGGDEFYQQAKKHGIKPIIGIEAYIAPTTRFHKKPVFWGDPGQRGDDISGAGAYTHMTMVARNATGVRNLFKLSSQASMEGMYYKPRMDREIISENAEGIIATTGCPSGEVQTRLRLGHEAEALQAAADYRDIFGAENFFLELMDHGLSIERRVREGLLEIGKKLNIPPLATNDSHYVTKDQADAHSALLCVQSGKTLSDPNRFKFDGDGYYLKSAAEMRELWDDSVPGACDSTLLIAEMVESYDEVWAHRDRMPVFPVPEGETQESYLYKQVMEGLDRRFPGGIPDGYVERAEFELNVIAGKGFPAYFLVVGDLVAYAKSVGIRVGPGRGSAAGALVAYALGITNIDPIPHGLLFERFLNPERTAMPDIDIDFDDRRRGEMVRYATEKWGTDRVAQVITFGTIKTKAAIKDSARVHYGQPGFAIADKISKALPPPIMAKDIPLSGIVNPKHERYGEAAEVRNLIENDQEVAKIFETARGLEGLIRNAGVHACAVIMSSEPLIESIPLWRRDDGSIITGWDYPSCENLGLLKMDFLGLRNLTVMGDAIDNVKANRGEHIDLDVLELDDKATYELLSRGDTLGVFQLDGGPMRDLLRRMQPTSFEDIVAVGALYRPGPMGMNAHNDYADRKNGRQEVKPIHPELAEPLKDILSETYGLIVYQEQIMFIAQKVAGYSMGRADVLRKAMGKKKQEVLEKEFEGFHAGMNANGFSDEAIQALWDTILPFAGYAFNKSHAAAYGLVSYWTAYLKANYRAEYMAGLLTSVGDNKDKSAVYLSECRRLGIKVLPPDVNESALRFSAVGQDIRFGLGAIRNVGANVVESIIATREKKGKYASFTDFLDKSELVCCNKRVIESLIKAGAFDSFDTTRLALVQVHEEAVDAVVGLKRQEAMGQFDLFGGGDDGGANEDASPLAHLKFGAEEWPRKQMLAFEREMLGLYVSAHPLDGAERILRKNAQRTIAELIADPPKEGEIVLAGMISGLERRVNKNGEPWAIATVEDLDASIEVLFFPKSYSVLSADLVEDSAVAIKGRVNWREDKMSVFGSGVIPLDIADAENNPGMDPPFVLTCNPEKLSEEVLLELKRTLSMHKGDTPVHLKLMFRREAVTMACDDYPIKLSPAFYGEIKALPGIAVSA; the protein is encoded by the coding sequence GTGTCTGGCGACTCATTCGTCCACCTGCACGTGCACACCGAGTACTCCATGCTCGACGGAGCGGCCAAGATCGCCCCGTTGTTCGCGGAGGCGGCCCGGTTGGAGATGCCCGCCGTGGGCATGACCGACCACGGCAACATGTACGGCGGCGATGAGTTCTACCAGCAGGCGAAGAAGCACGGCATCAAGCCGATCATCGGCATCGAGGCCTACATCGCGCCGACCACCCGGTTCCACAAGAAGCCGGTGTTCTGGGGCGACCCCGGTCAGCGCGGCGACGACATCTCCGGTGCCGGCGCCTACACGCACATGACCATGGTCGCCCGGAACGCCACCGGCGTGCGCAACCTGTTCAAGCTGTCCAGCCAGGCGTCCATGGAAGGCATGTACTACAAGCCCCGCATGGACCGGGAGATCATCTCCGAGAACGCCGAGGGGATCATCGCCACCACCGGCTGCCCCTCCGGTGAGGTGCAGACCCGCCTCCGCCTGGGCCACGAGGCCGAGGCGTTGCAGGCGGCCGCCGACTACCGCGACATCTTCGGTGCGGAGAACTTCTTCCTCGAGCTCATGGACCACGGGCTGTCCATCGAGCGGCGGGTGCGCGAGGGGCTGCTGGAGATCGGCAAGAAGCTCAACATCCCCCCGCTGGCCACCAACGACAGCCACTACGTCACCAAGGACCAGGCCGACGCGCACTCCGCGTTGCTGTGCGTGCAGTCCGGCAAGACGCTGTCCGACCCGAACCGGTTCAAGTTTGACGGGGACGGTTACTACCTGAAGTCGGCCGCGGAGATGCGCGAGCTGTGGGACGACAGCGTGCCCGGCGCCTGCGACTCCACGCTGCTCATCGCGGAGATGGTCGAGTCCTACGACGAGGTGTGGGCGCACCGCGACCGGATGCCGGTCTTCCCGGTGCCGGAGGGCGAGACCCAGGAGTCCTACCTCTACAAGCAGGTCATGGAGGGGCTGGACCGGCGCTTCCCGGGCGGCATCCCGGACGGTTACGTCGAGCGCGCCGAGTTCGAGCTCAACGTCATCGCGGGCAAGGGGTTCCCGGCCTACTTCCTCGTGGTCGGCGACCTGGTGGCCTACGCCAAGTCGGTCGGCATCCGCGTCGGCCCGGGCCGCGGCTCGGCCGCGGGCGCGCTGGTCGCCTACGCCCTGGGCATCACCAACATCGACCCGATCCCGCACGGCCTGCTGTTCGAGCGCTTCCTCAACCCCGAGCGCACGGCCATGCCCGACATCGACATCGACTTCGACGACCGCAGGCGCGGCGAGATGGTGCGCTACGCGACGGAGAAGTGGGGCACCGACCGGGTCGCCCAGGTGATCACCTTCGGCACCATCAAAACCAAGGCCGCGATCAAGGACTCGGCGCGGGTGCACTACGGCCAGCCCGGCTTCGCCATCGCGGACAAGATCTCCAAGGCGCTGCCGCCGCCGATCATGGCCAAGGACATCCCGCTGTCCGGCATCGTCAACCCCAAGCACGAGCGGTACGGCGAGGCGGCCGAGGTCCGAAACCTGATCGAGAACGACCAGGAAGTGGCCAAGATCTTCGAGACCGCGCGCGGCCTGGAGGGCCTGATCCGCAACGCGGGTGTGCACGCCTGTGCGGTGATCATGTCCTCGGAGCCGCTGATCGAGTCCATCCCGCTGTGGCGGCGTGACGACGGCTCGATCATCACCGGCTGGGACTACCCGTCGTGTGAGAACCTCGGCCTGCTGAAGATGGACTTCCTCGGTTTGCGCAACCTCACGGTGATGGGTGACGCCATCGACAACGTGAAGGCCAACCGGGGCGAGCACATCGACCTGGACGTGCTGGAGCTCGACGACAAGGCCACCTACGAGCTGCTCTCCCGCGGTGACACGCTCGGCGTGTTCCAGCTGGACGGTGGCCCCATGCGCGACCTGTTGCGCCGCATGCAGCCCACCTCGTTCGAGGACATCGTCGCGGTCGGCGCGCTGTACCGCCCGGGTCCGATGGGCATGAACGCGCACAACGACTACGCCGACCGCAAGAACGGGCGGCAGGAGGTCAAGCCGATCCACCCCGAGCTGGCCGAGCCGCTCAAGGACATCCTGTCCGAGACCTACGGCCTGATCGTGTACCAAGAGCAGATCATGTTCATCGCCCAGAAGGTGGCGGGCTACTCGATGGGCCGCGCGGACGTGCTCCGCAAGGCGATGGGCAAGAAGAAGCAGGAAGTGCTCGAGAAGGAGTTCGAGGGCTTCCACGCGGGCATGAACGCCAACGGCTTCTCCGACGAGGCCATCCAGGCGCTGTGGGACACGATCCTCCCGTTCGCCGGGTACGCGTTCAACAAGTCGCACGCGGCCGCCTACGGCCTGGTGTCGTACTGGACGGCGTACCTGAAGGCGAACTACCGCGCCGAGTACATGGCCGGGCTGCTCACCTCGGTCGGTGACAACAAGGACAAGTCGGCGGTGTACCTGTCGGAGTGCCGCCGCCTGGGCATCAAGGTGCTGCCGCCGGACGTCAACGAGTCCGCGCTGCGCTTCTCCGCGGTCGGGCAGGACATCCGCTTCGGCCTGGGCGCGATCCGCAACGTCGGTGCGAACGTGGTCGAGTCGATCATCGCGACGCGGGAGAAGAAGGGGAAGTACGCCTCCTTCACCGACTTCCTCGACAAGTCGGAACTGGTCTGCTGCAACAAGCGCGTGATCGAGTCGCTGATCAAGGCGGGCGCGTTCGACTCCTTCGACACCACCCGGCTCGCGCTGGTGCAGGTGCACGAGGAGGCGGTGGACGCGGTCGTCGGCCTGAAGCGCCAGGAGGCGATGGGCCAGTTCGACCTGTTCGGCGGTGGCGACGACGGCGGGGCCAACGAGGACGCCTCCCCGCTGGCGCACCTGAAGTTCGGCGCCGAGGAGTGGCCGCGCAAGCAGATGCTGGCCTTCGAGCGGGAGATGCTGGGCCTGTACGTCTCGGCGCACCCGCTGGACGGCGCCGAGCGCATCCTCCGCAAGAACGCCCAGCGCACGATCGCCGAACTGATCGCCGACCCGCCCAAGGAAGGCGAGATCGTCCTGGCGGGCATGATCTCGGGCCTGGAACGCCGGGTGAACAAGAACGGCGAACCCTGGGCGATCGCCACGGTCGAGGACCTGGACGCCTCGATCGAGGTGCTGTTCTTCCCCAAGAGCTACAGCGTGCTCTCCGCCGACCTGGTCGAGGACTCCGCGGTGGCCATCAAGGGCCGGGTGAACTGGCGCGAGGACAAGATGTCGGTCTTCGGCAGCGGCGTGATCCCCCTGGACATCGCCGACGCCGAGAACAACCCGGGCATGGACCCGCCCTTCGTCCTGACCTGCAACCCGGAGAAGCTCAGCGAGGAAGTCCTCCTGGAGCTCAAGCGGACGCTGTCGATGCACAAGGGCGACACCCCGGTGCACCTCAAGCTGATGTTCCGCCGGGAAGCGGTCACGATGGCCTGCGACGACTACCCGATCAAGCTCAGCCCGGCCTTCTACGGCGAGATCAAGGCCCTGCCGGGCATCGCGGTCAGCGCCTAG
- a CDS encoding APC family permease yields the protein MSKFATAAKRLLVGRPFRSDRLSHTLLPKRIALPVFASDALSSVAYAPEEIFLVLSLAGISGYVFAPWIGVAVAVVMLTVVFSYRQNVHAYPSGGGDYEIANANLGRYGGLTVGSALLVDYILTVAVSISSAMANIGSLIPFVAEHKVIFAVTAIVLLTAVNLRGIRESGSAFAVPTYAFMIGMIAMILYGLVRGFVLGDEMRAESAGFELHAEQDQLMGLVLAMVVLRSFTQGCAALTGVEAISNGVPAFRKPKSRNAATTLLMMGLIAVVMLMGLVMLAQLTGVKIAEHPETQLSGTPAGYHQKTMVVQIANAVFDGFPVGAFFIAAVTALILVLAANTAFNGFPVLGSILAQDRYLPRQLHTRGDRLAFSNGIVFLAGFAILLVILYEAEVSRLIPLYTVGVFVSFTLSQAGMVRHWNKLLRGEQDPAAVSRLKRSRLISGFGMVMTGVVLIVVLITKFTLGAWVAIAAMGAVFVLMTGIRRHYDHVAQELEAAEAEGTHTLPARNHAVVLVSKLHMPTMRAISYARATRPDVLEAVTVNVDDADTRRLVTEWERQDLPVPLKVVESPYREITKPVLDYVKRIRSSNPRDVVTVFIPEYVVGRWWEHFLHNQSALRLKGRLLFQQGVMVVSVPWQLISSERRRKEAPVVAPGSIRRGFDPVAAAAKAAEERRRKAEQKNKKEKSTP from the coding sequence GTGTCCAAGTTCGCCACCGCGGCCAAACGCCTCCTGGTGGGGCGGCCGTTCCGCAGTGACCGGCTCTCCCACACGCTGCTCCCGAAGCGCATCGCGCTGCCGGTGTTCGCCTCCGACGCGCTGTCGTCGGTGGCCTACGCGCCGGAGGAGATCTTCCTGGTCCTGTCGTTGGCGGGCATCTCGGGCTACGTCTTCGCGCCGTGGATCGGGGTCGCGGTGGCCGTGGTCATGCTGACCGTGGTCTTCAGCTACCGGCAGAACGTGCACGCCTACCCCTCCGGCGGCGGCGACTACGAGATCGCGAACGCGAACCTGGGCCGCTACGGCGGGCTGACCGTGGGCAGCGCCCTGCTGGTCGACTACATCCTCACCGTCGCGGTGTCCATCTCCTCGGCGATGGCCAACATCGGCTCGCTCATCCCGTTCGTGGCCGAGCACAAGGTGATCTTCGCGGTCACCGCGATCGTGCTGCTCACCGCGGTCAACCTGCGCGGCATCCGCGAGTCCGGCAGCGCCTTCGCCGTGCCGACCTACGCGTTCATGATCGGCATGATCGCGATGATCCTCTACGGCCTGGTGCGCGGGTTCGTGCTCGGTGACGAGATGCGCGCGGAGAGCGCTGGCTTCGAGCTGCACGCCGAGCAGGACCAGCTGATGGGCCTGGTGCTGGCGATGGTGGTGCTCCGCTCGTTCACCCAGGGCTGCGCGGCGCTGACCGGCGTGGAGGCCATCAGCAACGGCGTGCCCGCCTTCCGCAAGCCGAAGTCCCGCAACGCGGCCACCACGCTGCTGATGATGGGCCTGATCGCGGTGGTCATGCTGATGGGCCTGGTGATGCTGGCCCAGCTGACCGGGGTCAAGATCGCCGAGCACCCGGAGACGCAGCTCAGCGGCACCCCCGCCGGGTACCACCAGAAGACCATGGTCGTGCAGATCGCCAACGCGGTCTTCGACGGCTTCCCGGTCGGCGCCTTCTTCATCGCCGCGGTCACCGCGCTGATCCTCGTGCTCGCGGCCAACACCGCGTTCAACGGCTTCCCGGTGCTCGGCTCGATCCTGGCCCAGGACCGCTACCTGCCGCGCCAGCTGCACACCCGCGGCGACCGGCTGGCCTTCTCCAACGGCATCGTCTTCCTCGCCGGGTTCGCGATCCTGCTGGTCATCCTGTACGAGGCCGAGGTCTCCCGGCTGATCCCGCTGTACACGGTCGGCGTGTTCGTCTCCTTCACGCTCAGCCAGGCCGGGATGGTCCGGCACTGGAACAAGCTGCTGCGCGGCGAGCAGGACCCGGCCGCGGTCAGCAGGCTCAAGCGCTCGCGCCTGATCAGCGGGTTCGGCATGGTCATGACCGGTGTGGTGCTGATCGTCGTGCTGATCACCAAGTTCACCCTCGGCGCCTGGGTGGCGATCGCGGCCATGGGCGCGGTGTTCGTGCTGATGACCGGCATCCGGCGGCACTACGACCACGTGGCGCAGGAGCTGGAGGCGGCCGAGGCCGAGGGCACGCACACGCTGCCCGCCCGCAACCACGCGGTCGTGCTGGTGTCCAAGCTGCACATGCCGACCATGCGCGCGATCAGCTACGCCCGGGCCACCCGCCCGGACGTGCTGGAGGCGGTCACGGTCAACGTCGACGACGCGGACACCCGGCGCCTGGTCACCGAGTGGGAGCGGCAGGACCTGCCGGTGCCGCTGAAGGTCGTGGAGTCCCCGTACCGCGAGATCACCAAGCCGGTGCTGGACTACGTCAAGCGCATCCGCAGCAGCAACCCGCGCGACGTGGTCACCGTGTTCATCCCGGAGTACGTGGTCGGCCGCTGGTGGGAGCACTTCCTGCACAACCAGAGCGCGCTGCGCCTGAAGGGGCGGCTGCTGTTCCAGCAGGGCGTCATGGTGGTGTCGGTGCCGTGGCAGCTGATCTCCTCGGAGCGCCGCCGCAAGGAGGCCCCGGTCGTGGCGCCCGGTTCGATCCGGCGCGGCTTCGACCCGGTGGCGGCCGCGGCCAAGGCCGCCGAGGAACGCCGCCGCAAGGCGGAGCAGAAGAACAAGAAGGAGAAGAGCACCCCGTGA
- a CDS encoding class I SAM-dependent RNA methyltransferase, whose protein sequence is MTQAEQRLDWTGRRLTVEVGPVAHGGHCVARHEGRVLFVRHALPGEHVVVEVTEDNGGSFCRADAVEVLVAAPARVEPPCPLAAPGQCGGCDWQHAAPRAQRELKAAVVQEQLQRIAGLTWPVTVEELPGGPLGWRTRVRLAVGKSGKAGLRAHRSHRVLPLADCPISVPGALDGVLDRGWRPGTELEVTRDGAGQVHVSEVRKDRPARRHRGDGVAVEHAAGRAWRLDAHGFWQVHPAAAPTFARVVDEWAQAPAGGVAWDLYGGVGLFGSVLARQVGPQGSVLVVESSRQAIQDGTANLVDLPQVRLRVGRVERVLASAEVAAERPDVVVLDPPRKGAGKEVVAAVAAAGPSRVVHIACDPAALARDVGLFATHGYRLDRLRAFDAFPMTHHMECIALLTKV, encoded by the coding sequence GTGACACAGGCCGAACAACGCCTGGACTGGACCGGACGCCGCCTGACCGTCGAGGTGGGCCCGGTGGCCCACGGCGGCCACTGCGTGGCGCGGCACGAGGGCCGGGTGCTGTTCGTCCGCCACGCCCTGCCGGGTGAGCACGTGGTGGTCGAGGTCACCGAGGACAACGGCGGCTCGTTCTGCCGCGCGGACGCGGTCGAGGTCCTGGTGGCGGCGCCCGCCCGGGTCGAGCCGCCGTGCCCGCTGGCGGCGCCGGGGCAGTGCGGGGGCTGCGACTGGCAGCACGCCGCGCCGCGAGCCCAGCGCGAGCTGAAGGCCGCGGTGGTCCAGGAGCAGCTGCAGCGCATCGCGGGCCTGACCTGGCCGGTCACCGTCGAGGAGCTGCCGGGCGGTCCGCTGGGCTGGCGCACCCGGGTCCGCCTGGCGGTGGGCAAGAGCGGCAAGGCCGGGCTGCGGGCCCACCGCAGCCACCGGGTGCTGCCCCTGGCCGACTGCCCGATCTCGGTCCCGGGCGCCCTGGACGGCGTCCTCGACCGGGGCTGGCGGCCGGGCACGGAGCTCGAGGTCACCAGGGACGGCGCGGGCCAGGTGCACGTCAGCGAGGTGCGCAAGGACCGCCCGGCCCGCCGCCACCGGGGCGACGGCGTGGCGGTCGAGCACGCGGCGGGCCGGGCCTGGCGCCTGGACGCGCACGGCTTCTGGCAGGTGCACCCGGCGGCGGCCCCGACGTTCGCGCGGGTCGTGGACGAGTGGGCGCAGGCCCCGGCGGGCGGCGTGGCCTGGGACCTGTACGGCGGCGTGGGCCTGTTCGGCTCGGTGCTGGCCCGCCAGGTCGGCCCCCAGGGCTCGGTCCTGGTCGTGGAGTCCTCCCGCCAGGCCATCCAGGACGGCACCGCCAACCTGGTCGACCTGCCCCAGGTCCGCCTGCGGGTGGGCCGGGTGGAACGCGTGCTGGCCTCCGCCGAGGTCGCCGCCGAACGCCCGGACGTGGTCGTGCTGGACCCGCCCCGCAAGGGCGCGGGCAAGGAGGTGGTGGCCGCGGTCGCCGCCGCCGGTCCGTCACGGGTGGTGCACATCGCCTGCGATCCGGCGGCCCTGGCGAGGGACGTCGGGCTGTTCGCCACGCACGGTTACCGGCTGGACCGGCTGCGTGCCTTCGACGCGTTCCCGATGACCCACCACATGGAGTGCATCGCCCTGCTGACGAAGGTGTAG
- a CDS encoding potassium channel family protein translates to MRVAIAGAGAVGRSIARELLDSEHQVMLIERDQTHFDPHAVEQAEWVHADACELSSLEEAGIELCDVVIAATGDDKVNLVVSLLAKTEFAVRRVVARVNDPRNEWLFTEAWGVDVAVSTPRMLAAMVEEAVTVGDLVRLMTLRQGQANLVEVTLPEDTPLSGRAVKTLRMPRDAALVTILRGGRVIVPQPDDTLEAGDELLFVATSDVEHEVHTALFG, encoded by the coding sequence ATGCGCGTGGCCATCGCCGGAGCAGGCGCCGTCGGCCGGTCCATCGCCCGCGAGCTGCTCGACTCCGAGCACCAGGTGATGCTGATCGAGCGCGACCAGACCCACTTCGACCCGCACGCGGTGGAGCAGGCCGAGTGGGTGCACGCCGACGCCTGCGAGCTGTCCTCCCTGGAGGAGGCGGGCATCGAGCTGTGCGACGTGGTCATCGCGGCCACCGGCGACGACAAGGTCAACCTGGTGGTCTCGCTGCTGGCCAAGACCGAGTTCGCGGTGCGCCGGGTGGTCGCCCGGGTCAACGACCCGCGCAACGAGTGGCTGTTCACCGAGGCCTGGGGCGTGGACGTGGCGGTGTCCACCCCGCGCATGCTCGCGGCCATGGTCGAGGAGGCGGTCACGGTCGGCGACCTGGTGCGCCTGATGACGCTGCGCCAGGGCCAGGCCAACCTGGTCGAGGTCACCCTGCCCGAGGACACCCCGCTGTCCGGGCGCGCGGTCAAGACGCTGCGGATGCCCCGGGACGCCGCGCTGGTCACGATCCTGCGCGGCGGCCGGGTCATCGTGCCGCAGCCCGACGACACCCTGGAAGCGGGCGACGAGCTGCTGTTCGTGGCCACCAGCGACGTGGAGCACGAGGTCCACACCGCGTTGTTCGGCTGA
- a CDS encoding OB-fold nucleic acid binding domain-containing protein, whose protein sequence is MSGSGGYWRRMVRKLTSDVSELDADDLSREAEARGAVKACDCRSGEEVTVLGRLRSVELCPRDAVATLEAELYDGTEGVTLVWLGRRRIPGIEPGRTIKARGRIAVRDGRKVLYNPYYELQTTS, encoded by the coding sequence ATGAGTGGCAGCGGGGGCTACTGGCGGCGGATGGTCCGCAAGCTGACGAGTGACGTCAGCGAGCTGGACGCCGACGACCTGTCCCGAGAAGCCGAGGCACGCGGCGCCGTGAAGGCGTGCGACTGCCGGTCTGGTGAGGAGGTCACCGTGCTGGGCAGGCTCCGCAGCGTCGAGCTGTGCCCCCGGGACGCGGTGGCCACCCTGGAGGCGGAACTGTACGACGGCACCGAGGGCGTCACCCTGGTGTGGCTGGGCCGTCGGCGCATCCCCGGCATCGAACCGGGTCGCACGATCAAGGCGCGTGGCCGCATCGCGGTGCGGGATGGGCGTAAGGTGCTCTACAACCCGTACTACGAGCTGCAGACCACCTCCTGA
- a CDS encoding alpha/beta hydrolase, with protein MTTFRRLVAVPALVAGLLAGATPALADGRLPLNSTGIPSRFADQRLAWHPCTLADLSLPPTDPTDITGMECSTFRAPRDWARPRAEPETTVAISRLRATGEATASLFTNPGGHGGPGRSMPTMLRGQTKLRQHQDVIGIDVRGTGKSENITCGGKTPFAADPYDRSPANLNRIVDSVADYARTCQQASGEFGKHVTTAQTIRDLDLLRVLLGRDKINYLGYSGGTWLGPQYAQQFPRRTGRFVVDSAVDFTADWQTFRDSQAASYERRWRQDFLPWLAKYDARYHFGATAEQALANHRELRAALTREPVVVDGEKFDQLALDGTVILAMYKKASFIPLAERLAQVKALAEGRAAAPAPAAARLAQAAAATPDAATATLWATLCNDTPWTGDRESVLRRSQENFDRGHTILGAYWLQSQTCVFWRRPHRPVPVLDGKGVPPVLVVQSEHDAATGWEGAARAHARFRNSRMITVTGEGDHGLYADGNAALDEVVDAFLVDGVVPADQEQPGMPLPVPGA; from the coding sequence ATGACCACGTTCCGACGCCTCGTCGCCGTCCCGGCGCTCGTGGCCGGGTTGCTCGCGGGAGCGACCCCGGCCCTCGCCGACGGCCGCCTGCCGCTCAACAGCACCGGTATCCCGTCCCGGTTCGCCGACCAGCGGCTGGCCTGGCACCCGTGCACCCTGGCCGACCTCTCCCTGCCGCCGACCGATCCCACGGACATCACCGGCATGGAGTGCTCGACCTTCCGGGCACCCCGGGACTGGGCCCGCCCGCGGGCCGAGCCGGAGACCACGGTCGCGATCAGCCGCCTGCGCGCCACCGGCGAGGCCACGGCCTCCCTGTTCACCAACCCGGGTGGCCACGGCGGACCGGGCCGGTCGATGCCCACCATGCTGCGCGGGCAGACCAAGCTCCGCCAGCACCAGGACGTCATCGGCATCGACGTGCGCGGCACCGGCAAGAGCGAGAACATCACCTGTGGCGGGAAGACTCCGTTCGCCGCCGACCCCTACGACCGCTCCCCGGCCAACCTGAACCGCATCGTGGACTCGGTCGCCGACTACGCCCGCACCTGCCAGCAGGCCTCGGGTGAGTTCGGGAAGCACGTCACCACCGCCCAGACCATCCGGGACCTGGACCTGCTGCGCGTGCTGCTCGGCCGAGACAAGATCAACTACCTGGGCTACTCCGGCGGCACCTGGCTGGGCCCGCAGTACGCCCAGCAGTTCCCCCGGCGCACCGGGCGGTTCGTGGTCGACTCGGCCGTGGACTTCACCGCCGACTGGCAGACCTTCCGCGACAGCCAGGCGGCCAGCTACGAACGCCGGTGGCGGCAGGACTTCCTGCCCTGGCTGGCCAAGTACGACGCCAGGTACCACTTCGGCGCCACCGCCGAACAGGCGCTGGCCAACCACCGGGAGCTGCGCGCCGCGCTGACCCGCGAGCCCGTGGTGGTCGACGGCGAGAAGTTCGACCAGCTCGCCCTGGACGGCACGGTCATCCTGGCGATGTACAAGAAGGCCTCCTTCATCCCGCTGGCCGAGCGGCTGGCACAGGTCAAGGCCCTGGCCGAGGGCCGGGCCGCCGCACCCGCGCCCGCCGCGGCCCGGCTGGCCCAGGCCGCCGCCGCGACACCGGACGCCGCCACCGCGACGCTGTGGGCCACCCTGTGCAACGACACCCCGTGGACCGGCGACCGCGAGTCCGTGCTCCGCCGCTCGCAGGAGAACTTCGACCGCGGCCACACCATCCTCGGCGCGTACTGGCTCCAGTCCCAGACCTGCGTGTTCTGGCGGCGCCCGCACCGCCCGGTGCCGGTGCTGGACGGCAAGGGCGTGCCGCCGGTGCTGGTCGTGCAGTCCGAGCACGACGCGGCCACCGGCTGGGAGGGCGCGGCCAGGGCACACGCCCGGTTCCGGAACTCGCGGATGATCACCGTGACCGGTGAGGGCGACCACGGCCTCTACGCCGACGGCAACGCCGCCCTGGACGAGGTGGTCGACGCCTTCCTGGTCGACGGTGTGGTGCCCGCCGACCAGGAGCAGCCGGGCATGCCGCTGCCGGTGCCCGGCGCCTGA
- a CDS encoding potassium channel family protein translates to MHVVIMGCGRVGSSLAKGLERLGHTVAVVDKSVQAFRRLGGDFHGQQVVGIGFDRQVLIEAGIERAGAFAAVSSGDNSNIISARVASETFGVEHVVARIYDPKRAAVYERLGIPTVATVPWTTDRFLRMLLPDGVATAWRDPSGTVAVLPLPLHEGWVGHSLRDLEAAVGARVAFVMRFGTGVLPERDSVVQSGDQVYVAALSGTVTDVTTAAAQAPEENN, encoded by the coding sequence GTGCACGTGGTCATCATGGGCTGCGGCCGGGTCGGTTCGTCGCTGGCCAAGGGCCTGGAACGGCTCGGGCACACCGTGGCCGTCGTGGACAAGAGCGTCCAGGCCTTCCGCAGGCTGGGGGGCGACTTCCACGGCCAGCAGGTGGTCGGCATCGGCTTCGACCGCCAGGTGCTGATCGAGGCGGGCATCGAGCGGGCGGGGGCCTTCGCCGCGGTGTCCAGCGGCGACAACTCCAACATCATCTCCGCGCGCGTGGCCAGTGAGACCTTCGGGGTCGAGCACGTGGTGGCCCGCATCTACGACCCCAAGCGCGCCGCCGTCTACGAGCGGCTGGGCATCCCGACCGTGGCCACCGTGCCGTGGACCACCGACCGGTTCCTGCGCATGCTGCTGCCCGACGGGGTGGCCACCGCCTGGCGCGACCCCTCCGGCACGGTCGCGGTGCTGCCACTGCCGCTGCACGAGGGCTGGGTCGGCCACAGCCTGCGCGACCTGGAGGCGGCCGTGGGCGCCCGGGTGGCGTTCGTGATGCGCTTCGGCACCGGTGTGCTGCCCGAGCGGGACAGCGTGGTCCAGTCCGGCGACCAGGTCTACGTGGCCGCCCTGTCCGGCACGGTCACCGACGTGACCACGGCCGCGGCCCAGGCTCCCGAGGAGAACAACTGA